TTTTCGGAAAGCCCTGAGGTATGGAATCCTCAAAAAATGGCTGAGCGCGCAGAACGTAAACAGCTCGTTCACGATGCCATTAAAGAACTACCGGTAGACTACCGCACCGTTCTGACCCTGAGAGACATTGAAGAGCTATCGACTACTGAAGTAGCACAAACGCTTGACATAAGTGAGGGCGCTGTGCGTGTGCGGCTCCATCGGGCCCGACAGGCATTACGCGGGATACTTGACCGGTATTTCCGTTAATCGATGACTGGATATTCAAACGTGTAACTACATGAAATTGCTCCACAAAATAATGCACCTGTTCCGGCCCATGATGTCGTGCGAAGAGGTCAATGATTTTATTCTTGATTACCTCGAAGGCCGACTCCCACGGGAGACAAAACTAAAGTTTGAAAAGCACCTGGAAATGTGCCCGTGCTGTGTACCGTTCCTCGACCAGTACAAACAGACGGTAGAAATGGTAGCAACGGAAGGCCAAATCGAAGTGCCTGCCGACCTTGCTGAACATACCCTGTCCTTTCTGCGCGAACAACTGCCCAGCCTGCAAAAATAATTCTGACAGCTATTCGATAAGAGCGTTACCACACCAAGCCACCAGCGTTTCTTTCTTCCCGCCTATCTTTTGCAGTTTATGCTGCATCAAGCGTATCTTTCTCCCGCTTGCCGCAACCAACTTGCGTGAGCGCGAGGCACGCCACCTCCTCCAAAGCCGCCTGCTCCAGGCACTTAATTCAATGGGCGCTGTAGTATATACCACCACCGTACTGCACCGTGTGAACGACACCGTACGCGTATAACCGCATTGCTTTCTGTCGACAAGCGGTTTATAGCAAAGGAAAATATTGAGGTTGAGGGCATGACAGGACGTTCCCTGGTACTGATTCCCACCTATAACGAAGCTGCCAACATATTGCTTGTCATCCAGGCTGTATTGGGACTGGATGAAGACATTGCTATGCTTGTTATTGACGATGGCTCTTCGGACGGCACAGCAGAGCTCGTCCATGACATGCGCAGCAAGTATCCAGACAAAATCGACATCCTTGAACGCGAAAGTAAACTAGGCCTGGGCACGGCCTACCTCGCCGGCTTCCGCTATGCACTGGAAAACAACTTCGATTTTGTGTGCGAGATGGATGCAGACTTCTCCCACAATCCAACTGATTTGCCCCAGTTGATTGCCCCTGTTAAAAACGATACAGCCGACCTTGCCGTAGGCTCACGGTATATCAATGGTGTTCGAGTAATGAACTGGCCACTTAGCCGGCTTATTCTTTCTTATGGCGCCGGCATCTACACACGTGCCATCACTCGCCTTCCGGTTCACGACGTGACAGCCGGCTTCAAATGTTATCACCGACGTGTACTCGAAGCTATTGATTTGCACCGTGTCAAATCAAATGGCTACTCGTTTCAAATAGAAATGAAGTACCGTGCCTGGCGAAAAGGCTACCGGCTGACAGAAGTCCCGATTGTCTTTACCGAACGTACCGAAGGACAATCCAAGATGAGCAAGAAAATTGTGTGGGAAGCCATGCATAAAGTCTGGGAGCTGCGGTTTAGAGACCTGATCAAAAAACTTTAGCAGCCGTCACAATCACCAATCACCATCACACAGGTGCCATCGGAGGCACCAAAAGGTGTGCGCTTTGGGCCTTTTTCGCAAATTTAGCGCAAAAAACGTTTCTCAATGGAACGTTTTTGCTTTTTCTAAACTATCTGTTGGCCCAACAGCACTACGATTTTTAAATACCCATTACCCTAAAGCTAGCTTTTGCAATGCCTGAATACACAAAATTAGTTACGCCGACCGACGGAGCGCGCATCACACTTGAAGATGGCAACCTGGTTGTCCCAAACAACCCGATTGTACCTTTCATCGAAGGAGACGGCATTGGGCCTGACATCTGGCGTGCTGCTCAGCATGTTTTTGATTCTGCAGTTGCAAAAGCCTACGGTGGCAATCGCAAAATCTCGTGGTTTGAAGTATATGCCGGCGAAAAAGCCTTTGCCAAATACGATGAGTGGCTGCCGAACGATACGCTGGAAGCCATCCGGCACCACCTCGTGTCCATCAAAGGCCCGCTAACAACCCCGGTTGGCGGCGGTATCCGCTCGCTGAACGTGGCCCTGCGGCAGAAGCTTGATCTTTTCGCTTGCGTCCGCCCTATCCAGTACTTCACCGGCGTACCATCACCCGTTCGCGCGCCAGAGAAGGTCAACATGGTCATCTTCCGCGAAAACTCGGAAGACATTTATGCCGGCATCGAGTACGAACATGGCTCTGATGACAACGCCAAGCTGATCAAATTCCTCCAGGAAGAAATGGGCGTAACGTCTATTCGCTTCCCGGAAACGAGTGGTATTGGTATCAAGCCTATTTCAAAAGAAGGCACGTACCGCCTCGTTCGGTCTGCCATCAAATACGCTATTGCTGAAGGACTGCCAAGTGTTACCCTCGTCCACAAAGGCAACATCATGAAGTTCACCGAAGGTGGCTTCCGCGACTGGGGATATCAGATTGCCAAAGAAGAGTTTGGCGCTGAAGTAATTGGTGAAGGCCCGTGGTGTAAACTGCCAAATGGTATTATCATCAAGGATGTAATTGCAGATGCGTTCTTGCAGCAGATTCTCACGCGTCCTGCTGAGTACAGTGTGATTGCAACCATGAACCTGAATGGCGACTACATCTCTGACGCCCTCGCGGCACAGGTAGGCGGCATCGGTATTGCACCGGGCGCAAACATCAACTACGATACAGGACTGGCCATTTTTGAGGCCACGCACGGCACAGCACCAAAATACACCGGGCAGGACAAGGTTAATCCTGGATCCGTTATTCTATCTGGTGAAATGATGCTTCGCTACATGGGTTGGAAAGAAGCAGCAGACCTGATCATTTCGTCCCTTGAAAAGACCATCAGTCAGAAGCGTGTCACGTACGACTTCGAACGACTGATGGAAGGCGCCACGCTGCTCAAGTGTAGCGAGTTTGGCAATGCCATGGTCGAAAACATGTAGTTGATCCGACAAAAAGTAGAAAAGGGAGTGCTGAGGTTCAGCACTCCCTTTTTAATTTGTCTATGTTTTTTAACGCCTCAATGCTTGCTAGACATTTGAGTCACTCACTAACTGGGGCTTGATTGCCTCGGGCATTCTTGCGGTCTTGAACCCCAACACGTTGATGTACGCATCAACCAGCTTGGGCACGGAATATTCCCACGCAATCGACTGCTCAACGCGCTGCCGGCCAATTAAACCCATTTCATTTCGGCGCGCCTCATCGTCCATCAATTGGGCAAGGGCCTCGCCAAATTTTTCTGTATTGTTGTCCGGCACATACATGGCTGCATCTTTCGACGTAAACCGGTGCTCAGGCAGATCAAACGCAATGATCGGCTTGGAAAAAGCCATGTACTCTGTCATTTTGATCATCGTGCACTTGTCATTGAAGTCGTTTGACGGATCCGGATCCACTCCGATATCAATCGAAGTCAGGTACCGCATCAGCTTTTCTTTTTTGAGCCAGCCGGTAAACTGAACGTGGTCTTCAAGTCCATACTCACGCGTCATTGCCTTGATGCGCGGTACATCGTCGCCATCTCCCATGATAATGGCAAGAAAGTCGTCCCGATTAAGGCTGGTCTTGAGATGATGGAGTGCTTTGATAAAGTAATCGAGCCCATCCTGGATGCCAATAGAGCCGGCATAGCCAAAAATGGACTTCGGCATGTTGACCAGTTCAGGGTAAGGCTGCACGTAATCCATGAAACTCAGCGGCGGCCCGTTACGGACAATTTTAACTTTCGACTCAGCAACTCCACCACGTGTTAGTGCTATTTTTTTATACGACTCATTGGTTGCTATAACGAGATCGGCCGTACGAAATGACCACCGCTCCAGCAGCCTGAGTACGTTGTAAACCAGTTTATTGCCCTTCCCACCGGTTCTTGCCATGTACAATTCAGGAGCAAGATCGTGGTGATCAAAGACAAATTTCTTCCCGAACAGCTTGTAAAAAAGCCCAATTGCAAAGAGGGTATCAGGTGGATTGTGGGCATGGATTACGTCAAACCCTTCTTTCCTCCAAACCGAAAACGACACAATGAATGCGACAATGGTAGAATACAGAAACTCCCATACGAACCCCCAAAACGAATCGCGTTCCGTGGGTTCGGGATACCTGTATACATGGACATCATCCACTACATCCCGTTTAGGCTGCCCCAAAGCGCGTGGCGCAATAACTGTTACGTGGAAACCCGCGTCTACAAGCGCCAATGCTTCTCTCCGGACCCGGGTATCACCAGGATAGGAATTGTTTTCCACCAGCATTAGAATGCTGTTTTTTAACGCTGCCATCAATAATCTGCAGTTCTTTTAATGACTCGGGTGGTATCATCAGGACACCACACTGATATAGAGAAATGAGCCACTCACCTGGGGTAAGACAATAAAATCCACTTTCCTCAGTGCATATACACTGATTTGCAGCACTGCGGCCCTGGCTTATTCAGCCAAGATCGAATTATCTTCAGTAAGGGCTGTGGATCTTAGTCTCTCCACTCATTCATCACGGTGCGACGTGTCTACGGGTAAAAAAACATCTTTGCTATTTCTTTACCGAAGGGTATCAAATGACGTGCCTGTATGCCGAATAGTCTTAAGAAGGGGCTAAATTACTGCTTTTTTGTGGCTACCGACTCAAAAAGCGCATCGTAATGCTTTACGTGCCGGCGCCAGTCCAGGTGTTTCCCAACCTCCCGAAGCGATTCAACGGGCAGCGGTTTTTCTTCGCGCTTCAGAATCTTAAACATCGTCTTGAACAACGCCTCCTCATCCTCATAGAGTGTAGGCGAGTGCAGCAAGGGGCGATGTAACGAATCAGGAATCAATTCCGGGTAACTCAACCGGTTAGGCAGCAAGGGATGGCAGCCACAATAAATGGCCTCCATCACAGCGATCCCGAAAAACTCGTGGATGGCAGTGGATACAATGATGTCAGCCCGGTGAAGCAGCGATGAGTACTCTTCAAAGTCTTCTGCGTACCCGTAATGCAGAATACGCTCCGCATAGCGTTCAAACGCGCGCTCAAACTCGTAAGGCTGTTCTTCAAAGTGTTCGCCGGCAAGAATGAGCCGGA
This region of Bacteroidota bacterium genomic DNA includes:
- a CDS encoding zf-HC2 domain-containing protein, producing the protein MKLLHKIMHLFRPMMSCEEVNDFILDYLEGRLPRETKLKFEKHLEMCPCCVPFLDQYKQTVEMVATEGQIEVPADLAEHTLSFLREQLPSLQK
- a CDS encoding polyprenol monophosphomannose synthase; the encoded protein is MTGRSLVLIPTYNEAANILLVIQAVLGLDEDIAMLVIDDGSSDGTAELVHDMRSKYPDKIDILERESKLGLGTAYLAGFRYALENNFDFVCEMDADFSHNPTDLPQLIAPVKNDTADLAVGSRYINGVRVMNWPLSRLILSYGAGIYTRAITRLPVHDVTAGFKCYHRRVLEAIDLHRVKSNGYSFQIEMKYRAWRKGYRLTEVPIVFTERTEGQSKMSKKIVWEAMHKVWELRFRDLIKKL
- the icd gene encoding NADP-dependent isocitrate dehydrogenase: MPEYTKLVTPTDGARITLEDGNLVVPNNPIVPFIEGDGIGPDIWRAAQHVFDSAVAKAYGGNRKISWFEVYAGEKAFAKYDEWLPNDTLEAIRHHLVSIKGPLTTPVGGGIRSLNVALRQKLDLFACVRPIQYFTGVPSPVRAPEKVNMVIFRENSEDIYAGIEYEHGSDDNAKLIKFLQEEMGVTSIRFPETSGIGIKPISKEGTYRLVRSAIKYAIAEGLPSVTLVHKGNIMKFTEGGFRDWGYQIAKEEFGAEVIGEGPWCKLPNGIIIKDVIADAFLQQILTRPAEYSVIATMNLNGDYISDALAAQVGGIGIAPGANINYDTGLAIFEATHGTAPKYTGQDKVNPGSVILSGEMMLRYMGWKEAADLIISSLEKTISQKRVTYDFERLMEGATLLKCSEFGNAMVENM
- a CDS encoding glycosyltransferase family 4 protein codes for the protein MAALKNSILMLVENNSYPGDTRVRREALALVDAGFHVTVIAPRALGQPKRDVVDDVHVYRYPEPTERDSFWGFVWEFLYSTIVAFIVSFSVWRKEGFDVIHAHNPPDTLFAIGLFYKLFGKKFVFDHHDLAPELYMARTGGKGNKLVYNVLRLLERWSFRTADLVIATNESYKKIALTRGGVAESKVKIVRNGPPLSFMDYVQPYPELVNMPKSIFGYAGSIGIQDGLDYFIKALHHLKTSLNRDDFLAIIMGDGDDVPRIKAMTREYGLEDHVQFTGWLKKEKLMRYLTSIDIGVDPDPSNDFNDKCTMIKMTEYMAFSKPIIAFDLPEHRFTSKDAAMYVPDNNTEKFGEALAQLMDDEARRNEMGLIGRQRVEQSIAWEYSVPKLVDAYINVLGFKTARMPEAIKPQLVSDSNV
- a CDS encoding glycosyltransferase; this translates as MDLNAHDQHAQSATPRTRGQLMDMPVVLWNQRWEYDKNPEAFFRLMNRLDDAGCAFRLILAGEHFEEQPYEFERAFERYAERILHYGYAEDFEEYSSLLHRADIIVSTAIHEFFGIAVMEAIYCGCHPLLPNRLSYPELIPDSLHRPLLHSPTLYEDEEALFKTMFKILKREEKPLPVESLREVGKHLDWRRHVKHYDALFESVATKKQ